In Iodobacter fluviatilis, one DNA window encodes the following:
- a CDS encoding Hcp family type VI secretion system effector: MAFDAFLKIDGIPGESTDDKHKDWIEIQSFSHKIEQPAQATASSAGGATAERVNHAQYVITHFLDKASPKIYEACCTGKHIKDVTIELCRSGGDKVKYMEIKMEQVLISKAEPHGSANDEGFPSETVSFSYGKIKWTYTQQKRTDGAGGGNVSSGWDLTANKTIA, translated from the coding sequence ATGGCTTTTGATGCATTTTTGAAAATTGATGGTATTCCAGGTGAATCTACTGATGACAAGCATAAAGACTGGATCGAAATCCAATCTTTCTCGCACAAAATTGAGCAGCCAGCTCAAGCAACTGCTAGCTCTGCTGGTGGTGCTACCGCTGAACGTGTAAACCACGCTCAATACGTGATCACTCACTTCTTGGATAAAGCCAGCCCAAAGATCTACGAAGCATGCTGCACTGGTAAGCACATCAAAGATGTAACCATCGAATTGTGCCGTTCCGGTGGCGATAAAGTGAAGTACATGGAAATCAAAATGGAACAAGTTTTGATTTCTAAGGCAGAGCCACATGGTTCAGCCAATGATGAAGGTTTCCCTAGCGAAACCGTAAGCTTCAGCTACGGCAAAATCAAGTGGACTTACACCCAGCAAAAACGTACTGACGGCGCTGGTGGCGGTAATGTTAGCTCTGGTTGGGATCTGACCGCTAACAAAACGATCGCTTAA
- the tagF gene encoding type VI secretion system-associated protein TagF yields the protein MLNNFKRAQDLPMQYAIFGKLPRRADFIRINASHPVALDVDQSLADSLKVLALKPDWQTRYMQAPASEFLMHSRDLRGAFLGVCLPSHDEALRYYPLVAGVCVPADVLMGNEAEFLLANELFFSGLKDQLKSAVDNSVEMIACKQFMEDQMSFGSRAAADLGLAAQLLERHMANTPATLLEQALNKSGRGDLESTLLAFAFYLQLSRRYGGSMASQVFLLPLPVGVGEEILGAAVWLSLCRAAIQAQGISQINFAFIEQAGSRFMALALNPLTDKQLSMLWGETADPLQLVNVCDLNSPWRSHQSYAEASYILGRQLSDPTLSLLKLREIVVKITYGIS from the coding sequence ATGCTAAATAATTTTAAACGGGCTCAGGATTTGCCGATGCAATATGCAATTTTTGGCAAATTACCCCGGCGTGCTGATTTTATCCGTATCAATGCCAGCCACCCGGTTGCGCTGGATGTGGATCAGTCGCTGGCCGACAGCCTGAAGGTTCTGGCTTTAAAACCGGATTGGCAAACACGCTATATGCAGGCTCCGGCCAGCGAATTTTTAATGCATAGCCGTGATTTGCGGGGCGCTTTTTTAGGCGTTTGCCTGCCCAGCCATGATGAAGCTTTGCGTTACTACCCGCTGGTGGCCGGGGTCTGTGTGCCCGCTGATGTACTGATGGGCAACGAAGCCGAGTTTTTACTGGCCAACGAGCTGTTTTTTTCTGGTTTAAAAGACCAGCTGAAAAGCGCGGTGGATAACTCGGTAGAAATGATTGCCTGCAAGCAGTTTATGGAAGACCAGATGTCGTTTGGCAGCCGTGCCGCAGCAGATCTGGGCCTTGCCGCCCAATTGCTCGAACGGCATATGGCCAACACGCCTGCTACATTACTCGAACAGGCATTGAATAAGTCCGGGCGGGGGGATTTGGAATCAACTCTGCTGGCTTTTGCGTTTTATTTGCAATTATCACGCCGCTACGGCGGCAGCATGGCCTCGCAAGTGTTTTTGTTGCCATTGCCTGTAGGTGTGGGTGAAGAAATTCTGGGCGCCGCTGTTTGGTTATCGCTTTGCCGTGCAGCGATTCAAGCCCAGGGTATTAGTCAGATTAATTTTGCCTTTATTGAGCAGGCTGGTAGCCGGTTTATGGCTTTGGCGCTTAATCCTCTGACTGATAAGCAGTTGAGCATGTTGTGGGGGGAAACAGCCGATCCATTGCAATTAGTGAATGTATGCGATTTGAACTCCCCGTGGCGCAGTCATCAATCCTATGCCGAGGCTTCGTATATTTTAGGCAGACAGCTTAGCGATCCTACGTTGTCTTTACTAAAATTGCGTGAAATTGTCGTTAAAATTACTTACGGAATCAGTTAG
- a CDS encoding OmpA family protein — MKRSGFVYAALLVIAASVTGCAENPATPTATPSTSWKHAPVETTSTVTKAAETAAAATQAAVDPSFLKFDKMSAKLTPEHELQLMSLLPKLKEAKAITLRGYCYKKDIGNAKSAALARAVNVEKFLVKQGISKKKLSRRFNTEDAEHAVRVEIGK, encoded by the coding sequence ATGAAACGTTCAGGGTTTGTTTATGCAGCTTTACTTGTGATTGCTGCCAGTGTGACCGGATGTGCAGAAAATCCAGCAACACCGACTGCAACGCCTTCTACTTCATGGAAGCATGCGCCGGTAGAAACAACGTCAACCGTTACAAAAGCTGCAGAAACAGCAGCAGCGGCCACCCAAGCTGCTGTTGATCCATCCTTTCTTAAGTTTGACAAAATGTCTGCCAAACTGACCCCAGAGCACGAGCTGCAACTGATGAGCCTGCTGCCAAAATTAAAAGAAGCTAAAGCAATTACCCTACGTGGCTATTGCTACAAGAAAGACATTGGTAACGCGAAGTCCGCCGCTTTGGCTCGCGCGGTGAATGTAGAGAAATTCCTGGTTAAACAAGGTATCTCTAAAAAGAAATTAAGCCGTCGCTTTAATACCGAAGATGCAGAGCATGCTGTACGTGTTGAGATCGGCAAATAA
- the tssB gene encoding type VI secretion system contractile sheath small subunit codes for MAKESTQKKLSRVRPPRVQITYDVEIGDAIENKELPFVLGVVGDYTGNTPQAKLKERKFIQIDRDNFDDVLKGMAPSLAMKVNNKLKDDDSQMSVSLQFESLADFEPQNVVNQVEPLKKLLDARRRLSDLRNKVVGNDKLEELLDEVVRDTEKLHQISQARPASAEE; via the coding sequence ATGGCCAAGGAAAGCACACAGAAAAAACTATCGCGCGTTCGTCCTCCTCGCGTTCAGATTACTTACGACGTTGAAATTGGCGACGCAATTGAAAACAAAGAGCTGCCCTTTGTATTGGGCGTAGTGGGCGATTACACCGGTAATACCCCACAGGCCAAATTGAAAGAGCGCAAGTTCATTCAAATTGACCGCGATAATTTTGATGATGTTTTAAAAGGCATGGCACCTAGCCTTGCCATGAAAGTAAATAACAAATTGAAAGATGACGATTCGCAAATGTCGGTTTCTTTGCAATTTGAATCACTGGCCGATTTCGAACCACAAAATGTGGTGAATCAGGTTGAGCCATTAAAAAAACTGCTGGATGCACGCAGAAGACTTTCAGACCTGCGTAATAAGGTAGTCGGTAACGATAAGCTGGAAGAGCTGCTGGATGAAGTGGTTCGCGATACCGAAAAATTACATCAAATTAGCCAGGCTAGACCAGCCTCTGCAGAGGAGTAA
- the tssC gene encoding type VI secretion system contractile sheath large subunit, which yields MSDLQKLEAGTVEHSEASSLLDSIIDNSRIASNEQEKDRTRDLISELVDQVLAGTVTISRDLSASMDVRIAEIDALISEQLNEIMHHADFQKLESSWRGLKYLTAESETSTMLKIKVLNASKKDLLKDFKASSEFDQSALFKKIYEEEYGTFGGAPYAGLVGDFEFGRHPEDFYLLEELSHVAAASHAPLITSAGAGLFGLESFTDIGKPRDLAKIFDTVEYTKWKSFRESDDSRYVGMVLPHVLGRLPYGRDTVPVEEFDFEENVDGTDHSKYLWTNASYAYAARLTAAFAEYGWLAAIRGVEGGGLVEGLPAHTFKTDDGEVALKCPTEVAVTDRTEKLLSDLGFISLVHCKNTDYAAFFSGQSSQKAKTYNTDSANANARLSTQLPYIFSVSRIAHYMKSIMRDKIGSFASRQNVQDFLNTWLAQYVLLDDSASQEAKAKYPLREARVDVVEVPGKPGVYRAAAFLRPHFQLDELTISLRLVAELPKPTR from the coding sequence ATGTCAGATCTACAGAAGCTTGAAGCGGGCACCGTTGAGCACAGCGAAGCCAGCAGCCTGCTTGATTCAATTATTGATAACAGCCGTATTGCCAGCAATGAGCAGGAAAAAGACCGTACCCGTGATTTGATCAGCGAACTGGTTGATCAGGTTTTGGCAGGTACCGTAACGATTTCCCGCGATTTAAGCGCCAGTATGGATGTGCGTATTGCAGAAATTGATGCGCTGATTTCAGAGCAGCTGAATGAAATTATGCACCACGCTGATTTCCAGAAGCTGGAATCCTCATGGCGTGGCCTGAAGTACCTGACGGCTGAATCAGAAACCAGCACCATGCTGAAAATCAAGGTGCTGAATGCGTCTAAAAAAGACCTGCTGAAAGATTTTAAAGCTTCGTCTGAATTTGACCAAAGCGCCTTATTTAAAAAGATTTACGAAGAAGAATACGGCACCTTTGGTGGCGCACCTTATGCGGGTCTCGTGGGCGATTTTGAATTTGGCCGCCATCCGGAAGACTTCTACCTGCTGGAAGAATTATCCCATGTGGCCGCAGCTTCACACGCGCCGCTGATTACCTCGGCAGGTGCAGGCTTGTTTGGCCTGGAAAGCTTTACCGATATCGGCAAGCCACGCGATCTGGCCAAGATTTTTGATACGGTTGAATACACCAAGTGGAAATCATTCCGTGAATCAGATGATTCCCGCTATGTAGGTATGGTATTGCCGCACGTACTGGGCCGCCTGCCTTATGGCCGCGATACCGTGCCGGTTGAAGAATTTGATTTTGAAGAAAACGTCGATGGCACCGATCACAGCAAATACCTGTGGACCAATGCTTCTTACGCCTATGCCGCTCGCTTAACGGCTGCTTTTGCCGAATACGGCTGGCTCGCTGCGATTCGCGGTGTGGAAGGAGGTGGCTTGGTAGAAGGTTTACCAGCGCACACCTTTAAAACCGACGATGGCGAAGTGGCCCTGAAATGCCCTACCGAAGTCGCCGTGACCGACCGCACTGAAAAGCTGCTGTCTGATCTGGGCTTTATTTCTTTAGTGCATTGTAAAAACACCGATTACGCCGCTTTCTTCAGCGGCCAGTCATCGCAAAAAGCCAAGACTTATAACACTGATTCGGCCAATGCCAATGCGCGTTTGTCTACTCAGCTGCCTTATATTTTCTCGGTTTCGCGCATTGCGCATTACATGAAATCGATCATGCGCGACAAGATCGGCAGCTTTGCTTCACGCCAAAATGTGCAGGATTTCCTGAACACATGGCTGGCGCAATATGTGCTGCTGGATGATTCGGCTAGCCAGGAAGCCAAAGCTAAATACCCATTGCGTGAAGCGCGTGTTGACGTGGTTGAAGTACCTGGCAAGCCAGGTGTGTACCGCGCAGCCGCGTTCTTGCGCCCTCACTTTCAGCTCGATGAGCTAACCATTTCCTTGCGTCTTGTGGCTGAGTTGCCAAAACCAACCCGTTGA